In bacterium, the following are encoded in one genomic region:
- a CDS encoding creatininase family protein, whose product MRYELMFPDQIRRAIDEKWPVVLPVGVLEYHAEHCCVGVDTVLVVRAVEELEKEMKVVIMPAFYYGASSYAVEVPERNGSVHVGPSALHPFGKELFRSLLRIGFRNIHLFIHHQSENFAVGMPTDLAFRLAAREAIFEFLEKGRGENWWGNPAMAKYYEGRGTGDDPFSWIRVHPFMDEASQKEFPIDHAGKQETSLMMAFCPEGVDMSKRTDGQWYAKTAVEATPAYGIKAKVLILDGMRKALKG is encoded by the coding sequence ATGCGCTACGAACTCATGTTCCCAGATCAAATCCGGCGGGCCATTGACGAGAAATGGCCGGTGGTCCTGCCGGTTGGTGTGTTGGAATACCATGCCGAACACTGCTGTGTCGGGGTCGATACAGTGCTGGTGGTGCGGGCTGTGGAGGAACTCGAGAAAGAGATGAAGGTCGTCATTATGCCGGCCTTCTACTACGGTGCCAGCAGTTATGCCGTTGAAGTTCCCGAGCGCAACGGTTCGGTGCATGTCGGCCCGTCGGCACTGCATCCGTTCGGGAAGGAACTGTTCCGGAGCTTGCTGAGAATAGGATTCAGGAACATTCATCTTTTCATTCACCATCAGAGTGAGAACTTTGCGGTCGGTATGCCGACCGACTTGGCGTTCCGGTTGGCGGCCCGGGAAGCCATATTCGAGTTCCTCGAGAAGGGGCGCGGGGAGAACTGGTGGGGGAATCCCGCCATGGCCAAGTATTACGAGGGGCGGGGGACGGGTGATGATCCCTTCAGTTGGATTCGTGTTCACCCCTTCATGGATGAAGCCAGCCAGAAGGAATTTCCGATCGATCATGCCGGGAAACAGGAAACATCGCTTATGATGGCCTTCTGTCCGGAAGGGGTCGATATGTCTAAGCGAACAGATGGACAGTGGTATGCAAAGACAGCTGTTGAAGCGACACCGGCTTACGGCATAAAAGCGAAGGTTCTGATTCTCGATGGAATGAGAAAAGCCTTAAAAGGTTGA
- a CDS encoding Xaa-Pro peptidase family protein — MKTTQIMRQEFEDRITKFQGRIKAAGLDAVLVHGNEADFANVRYLSEYWPTFEAGAVFVPAVGEAVLLIGPESENYAKGRSSLTNILKMVEYREFAEPQYPGIPVATYKDVVKLAMPKRKLKKLGIASWAITTLPVFMSLQKDLPGVELIKADDVFAPLRYIKSKTELALMRKAFQISELAVDAILGEIKPGMTENQVIGIAQREIYKHGGEYEGHALYCFCGKRTNNAICRPSYNKIVKNEVIQLNIGARVGGYSSSVGLPISIGALPARKKRLVEFGLEAHFKTMELMKAGRSAADVVQDYEKWVHSRGFGKYMLYGPCHGIGMMEVERPWIESTSTFKLEKNMTFQVDTFFADKDFGLRWENGVAITNTGVEKLSERYMKIVEV; from the coding sequence ATGAAGACAACGCAAATTATGAGGCAGGAGTTCGAGGACAGAATCACAAAGTTTCAGGGGCGGATCAAGGCCGCTGGACTGGATGCGGTGCTGGTGCATGGCAATGAGGCTGATTTCGCTAATGTTCGGTATCTTTCAGAATACTGGCCGACCTTTGAGGCGGGCGCTGTGTTTGTCCCGGCAGTGGGGGAAGCAGTTCTGTTGATTGGGCCTGAAAGTGAAAATTATGCCAAGGGGCGCAGCTCGCTTACGAATATCCTGAAGATGGTCGAATACCGGGAGTTCGCCGAACCGCAGTATCCTGGCATTCCCGTTGCTACCTACAAGGACGTGGTCAAGTTGGCCATGCCCAAGAGGAAGTTGAAGAAACTCGGGATTGCGAGTTGGGCCATCACCACGTTGCCGGTGTTCATGTCGCTCCAGAAAGATCTTCCGGGTGTTGAACTCATCAAGGCGGATGATGTCTTTGCCCCGCTGCGGTACATCAAGAGCAAGACGGAGCTGGCGTTGATGCGCAAGGCGTTTCAGATCAGCGAGTTGGCAGTCGATGCCATCCTGGGCGAGATCAAGCCGGGGATGACGGAGAACCAGGTGATCGGCATTGCCCAGCGTGAGATCTACAAGCATGGTGGTGAATACGAGGGCCATGCGCTCTATTGCTTCTGTGGCAAGCGTACCAATAACGCCATCTGCCGCCCGAGTTACAATAAGATCGTCAAGAATGAGGTTATCCAGCTCAATATCGGCGCGCGGGTGGGCGGGTATTCGTCGAGCGTGGGCCTGCCCATTTCCATCGGCGCCCTGCCGGCTCGAAAGAAGCGTCTGGTCGAATTCGGCCTGGAGGCGCATTTCAAGACGATGGAGTTGATGAAGGCGGGGCGTTCGGCGGCCGATGTGGTACAGGATTACGAGAAATGGGTCCACTCGCGCGGATTTGGCAAATACATGCTCTATGGACCCTGCCACGGCATCGGCATGATGGAGGTGGAGCGTCCCTGGATCGAATCTACGTCGACTTTCAAACTTGAAAAGAACATGACCTTCCAGGTGGATACCTTCTTCGCCGACAAGGACTTCGGGCTACGGTGGGAAAATGGAGTTGCCATCACTAACACCGGGGTTGAAAAACTGTCCGAGCGGTATATGAAGATCGTAGAGGTCTAA
- a CDS encoding MFS transporter, producing MHNHQGATLSENLPAPDPALDAYYADKKLMWRNVTLIGICNIGWGVADTLVMPLVLMRLLDLGVRENIQGTIGSINGWALSFIVMYFSWKSDHTVTRFGRRRPWYFLSAPFIIGAMALFPVFNEARWVVILVGLVIVKMIFMDIVASTFSLLGIDCVRRDVLARANSVLGAGGGLAGFVIMQLAGRIIAVSEWFPFAVGASIMTLTALCALGIREPPIQHPATERFKLWSTFKVAALDKRIFWLMGGVALINSYLVMNNTWIWFWSKETLQLARGDIYQALSWAGLVSLVIAYPIGWIIDRWGGFRVVLLFWAGQVACFLWAMQVHDKTSLIILSLALTVIGPLYAGADIMVYKSAPRQDIGSITSTNSCIRNAYRATLGFISGWAIYFCGHNYRVGFVMGIVMSTLAVVFFVIYRRLMRKQMDGIN from the coding sequence ATGCATAATCATCAGGGGGCAACCTTGTCCGAAAATTTGCCAGCGCCGGATCCTGCTTTGGACGCTTATTACGCCGACAAGAAGCTGATGTGGCGCAATGTGACGCTGATCGGGATCTGTAACATTGGCTGGGGCGTGGCAGATACGCTGGTGATGCCGTTGGTGCTGATGCGACTGTTGGATCTTGGCGTGCGGGAGAACATTCAAGGCACCATTGGTTCGATCAATGGGTGGGCCTTGAGTTTTATCGTGATGTATTTCTCATGGAAGAGCGATCACACCGTGACCCGTTTCGGGCGCCGCAGGCCTTGGTACTTCCTGTCCGCACCATTTATCATCGGCGCGATGGCCTTGTTCCCGGTGTTCAATGAGGCACGCTGGGTGGTGATTTTGGTGGGGTTGGTAATTGTTAAAATGATCTTCATGGACATTGTGGCCAGCACCTTTTCCCTGCTGGGCATTGATTGTGTGAGGCGTGATGTGCTGGCGCGGGCCAATTCAGTTCTTGGTGCCGGCGGTGGCCTGGCTGGCTTTGTCATCATGCAGCTGGCAGGGCGCATTATCGCGGTGTCAGAATGGTTCCCTTTTGCTGTGGGAGCGTCGATCATGACGTTGACAGCACTCTGCGCCTTGGGAATCCGGGAGCCGCCAATCCAGCATCCGGCTACTGAGCGCTTCAAGCTCTGGTCCACCTTTAAGGTGGCGGCGCTCGACAAACGGATATTCTGGCTGATGGGTGGCGTGGCCCTGATTAATAGTTATCTGGTTATGAACAACACCTGGATCTGGTTTTGGTCGAAAGAGACTCTGCAATTGGCCCGTGGGGATATTTACCAGGCCTTGTCATGGGCTGGATTAGTGAGCCTCGTCATTGCCTACCCCATCGGCTGGATTATCGACCGCTGGGGTGGGTTCCGCGTGGTGTTGCTGTTCTGGGCTGGTCAGGTGGCTTGTTTCCTGTGGGCGATGCAGGTTCATGACAAAACCAGTTTGATTATTCTTTCGCTGGCGCTGACCGTTATCGGTCCGTTATATGCCGGGGCAGACATCATGGTGTACAAGAGCGCGCCGCGGCAGGATATAGGCTCGATCACCTCCACCAATTCCTGCATTCGCAACGCCTATCGTGCCACGCTCGGATTTATATCAGGTTGGGCGATCTACTTCTGCGGCCACAACTATCGGGTCGGCTTCGTCATGGGTATTGTGATGAGCACTTTGGCGGTGGTGTTTTTCGTTATTTATCGGCGGCTCATGCGTAAACAAATGGATGGAATAAACTAA